A region of Ferviditalea candida DNA encodes the following proteins:
- a CDS encoding GtrA family protein, translating into MKFLNKQFIKFIIVGLINTVSTYLLYLIFLKLTSYFWAYSISYILGIIISYFLNTLFVFREKTSLKKFLQFPIVYLVQYLINTFFLYLFVNVLSIRKEISPIIIIVITIPITFLLSKKIIQEKKRKTRN; encoded by the coding sequence ATGAAATTTTTGAATAAACAATTTATAAAATTTATAATCGTAGGCTTAATTAATACTGTAAGTACTTACCTTTTATATTTGATTTTTTTAAAACTCACCTCATATTTTTGGGCATATTCAATTTCTTATATATTAGGGATAATCATTTCATATTTTCTAAATACACTATTTGTATTTAGAGAGAAGACATCTCTTAAAAAGTTTTTACAGTTTCCTATCGTTTATCTAGTTCAATATTTAATTAATACTTTTTTTCTATATTTATTCGTCAATGTTCTCTCAATCAGGAAGGAAATTTCACCAATAATTATTATAGTTATCACTATTCCAATTACTTTTTTACTTAGCAAAAAAATTATTCAAGAGAAAAAAAGGAAAACAAGAAATTAG